One Brachybacterium kimchii genomic window carries:
- the manD gene encoding D-mannonate dehydratase ManD, producing the protein MSIRSIDVDVTSPGRNFVTAIVTTDDGVTGLGDGTLNGRELAVASYLRDHVAPTLIGRDETQIESTWQYLYRSPYWRRGPVTMAAVAAIDMALWDIAAKRAGVPLYRLLGGASRTGLMTYAHASGTDLEHLDDAIRGYVEQGFRAVRIQTGVPGLGQIYGVHDSAPGGAYEYEPAGRLAADAPRRPEEETWDTAAYLRHLPTVFEHVRSEFGPELHLLHDGHHRMRPIEAARLASDLEPYRPFWLEDCTPGEDQSALRLVREHSTTPLAIGEVFNSVFDYQTLITERLIDFVRSSATHAGGVTGLRQLMTFAGIYGIRSGFHGPTDVSPVGMAAHLHLGLAIHNFGIQEFMPHSARTLEVFRTSYTFADGMLHPGETPGLGVELDREAAAAHPYEPAYLPVNRLRDGTVHDW; encoded by the coding sequence ATGAGCATCCGCAGCATCGACGTCGACGTCACCAGCCCGGGACGCAACTTCGTCACGGCGATCGTCACCACGGACGACGGCGTGACGGGCCTGGGCGACGGCACCCTCAACGGCCGCGAGCTCGCTGTCGCCTCCTACCTGCGCGATCACGTCGCGCCCACCCTCATCGGGCGCGACGAGACGCAGATCGAGTCGACCTGGCAGTACCTCTACCGCAGCCCCTACTGGCGGCGCGGACCGGTGACGATGGCCGCGGTCGCCGCGATCGACATGGCCCTGTGGGACATCGCCGCCAAGCGCGCGGGCGTGCCCCTGTACCGCCTGCTGGGCGGGGCGAGCCGCACCGGGCTCATGACCTACGCCCATGCCTCGGGCACCGACCTCGAGCACCTGGACGACGCGATCCGCGGGTACGTCGAGCAGGGCTTCCGGGCCGTGCGCATCCAGACCGGCGTGCCGGGCCTGGGCCAGATCTACGGGGTGCACGACTCCGCGCCCGGCGGCGCCTACGAGTACGAGCCCGCCGGTCGTCTCGCGGCCGACGCCCCGCGCCGCCCCGAGGAGGAGACCTGGGACACCGCCGCCTATCTGCGGCATCTGCCCACGGTCTTCGAGCACGTGCGCAGCGAGTTCGGCCCCGAGCTGCACCTCCTGCACGACGGCCACCACCGCATGCGGCCGATCGAGGCCGCCCGCCTGGCGAGCGACCTCGAGCCGTACCGTCCGTTCTGGCTCGAGGACTGCACCCCCGGGGAGGACCAGAGCGCGCTGCGCCTGGTGCGCGAGCACTCCACGACGCCGCTCGCGATCGGCGAGGTCTTCAACTCCGTCTTCGACTACCAGACCCTCATCACCGAGCGGCTCATCGACTTTGTGCGCTCCTCCGCGACGCACGCGGGCGGCGTGACCGGCCTGCGCCAGCTGATGACCTTCGCGGGGATCTACGGCATCCGCTCCGGATTCCACGGGCCGACGGACGTCTCCCCGGTGGGCATGGCCGCGCACCTGCACCTGGGGCTGGCGATCCACAACTTCGGCATCCAGGAGTTTATGCCGCACTCCGCGCGCACCCTCGAGGTGTTCCGCACCTCCTATACGTTCGCCGACGGCATGCTCCACCCGGGGGAGACCCCCGGCCTGGGCGTCGAGTTGGACCGCGAGGCCGCCGCCGCCCACCCCTACGAGCCGGCCTACCTGCCCGTGAACCGCCTGCGCGACGGCACCGTGCACGACTGGTGA
- a CDS encoding bifunctional 4-hydroxy-2-oxoglutarate aldolase/2-dehydro-3-deoxy-phosphogluconate aldolase, giving the protein MTDPRTSAATTDAGLPPAPVDRLPPAPVDRLPLPERSLASRLVVVMRGREASQYPQVIDTLAEAGVRSFELTLTTPGTLDALPGLVERFGAEADLGVGTITTPEEARRAADGGAAYLVTPVTDPAVIEASIGAGTPIVPGGLTPTELFTSWRAGASAVKVFPAGTVGPGYVKDLHGPFPDLRVIPSGGVDRAAARAWLEAGADAVSVGGPLLGDAFRGGDLGALADRAREFVAVCTEAGR; this is encoded by the coding sequence ATGACCGACCCCCGCACCTCCGCTGCCACGACCGACGCGGGCCTCCCGCCCGCCCCCGTCGACCGCCTCCCGCCCGCCCCCGTCGACCGCCTCCCGCTGCCTGAGCGCTCCCTCGCCTCACGGCTGGTCGTCGTCATGCGCGGACGCGAGGCATCCCAGTACCCGCAGGTCATCGACACTCTCGCGGAGGCCGGGGTGCGCAGCTTCGAGCTGACCCTCACCACCCCCGGCACGCTCGATGCCCTCCCCGGCCTCGTCGAGCGCTTCGGGGCCGAGGCCGACCTGGGCGTCGGCACCATCACCACACCCGAGGAGGCGCGCCGCGCGGCCGACGGCGGCGCCGCCTACCTCGTCACCCCGGTCACCGACCCCGCGGTCATCGAGGCCTCGATCGGCGCGGGCACGCCCATCGTCCCCGGCGGCCTCACGCCCACGGAGCTGTTCACCTCCTGGCGGGCCGGCGCGAGCGCCGTCAAGGTGTTCCCGGCGGGCACCGTCGGCCCCGGATACGTCAAGGACCTGCACGGTCCCTTCCCCGACCTGCGCGTGATCCCCTCCGGCGGGGTCGACCGCGCGGCTGCCCGGGCATGGCTCGAGGCGGGGGCCGACGCGGTCTCCGTGGGCGGTCCGCTGCTCGGCGACGCCTTCCGCGGCGGAGACCTCGGCGCGCTCGCCGACCGCGCCCGCGAGTTCGTCGCGGTCTGCACGGAGGCGGGCAGGTGA
- a CDS encoding sugar kinase, producing the protein MTVGPTQDPRAGGSARVVTVGETMALLHSEGIGSLAHARTMTIGIGGAESNLAIGLRRLGVPVAWVSRVGADELGTRVLRELRAEQVEVRAVVDPDRPTGLMLKSHPSGGATTVRYYRSGSAASALDAAALAGDDGNGLPDDLLAGAEILHLTGITPLLSDSAREAVLDLVERARAVGTLISFDVNLRSALAPREVAAPLLARLAAAADIVFGGTDELALVADALAAEAQAAGASADARGDAARGGDAGLGHDTERGGDDSLVRVLHAHGIPEVVEKRGAEGARALAAGGAKGADANTLPDAELAEVPGLSVDVVDTVGAGDAFVAGYLSARLEGLDLTARLARGNECGALICTTPGDWEGAAHREDLGRLAAGTADPVAR; encoded by the coding sequence GTGACCGTCGGGCCCACGCAGGATCCACGCGCGGGAGGGAGCGCGCGCGTCGTCACCGTCGGCGAGACGATGGCGCTGCTGCACAGCGAGGGCATCGGCTCCCTCGCGCACGCGCGCACCATGACGATCGGCATCGGCGGCGCCGAGAGCAACCTCGCGATCGGCCTGCGCCGCCTCGGCGTCCCGGTCGCCTGGGTGAGCCGCGTCGGGGCCGACGAGCTGGGCACCCGGGTGCTGCGCGAGCTGCGCGCCGAGCAGGTCGAGGTGCGGGCGGTCGTCGATCCGGACCGGCCGACGGGCCTCATGCTCAAGTCCCACCCCAGCGGCGGCGCGACCACGGTGCGCTACTACCGCAGCGGCTCGGCGGCCTCCGCCCTCGATGCCGCGGCACTCGCGGGCGACGACGGGAATGGCCTGCCCGACGACCTGCTCGCGGGCGCCGAGATCCTCCACCTCACGGGCATCACCCCGCTGCTCTCGGACTCGGCCCGGGAGGCCGTGTTGGACCTCGTCGAGCGCGCCCGGGCGGTGGGGACGCTGATCAGCTTCGACGTGAACCTGCGCTCCGCGCTCGCGCCCCGCGAGGTCGCCGCCCCGCTGCTCGCGCGCCTCGCCGCCGCCGCGGACATCGTCTTCGGAGGCACCGACGAGCTCGCACTGGTCGCCGATGCCCTGGCGGCGGAGGCGCAGGCCGCCGGCGCGAGCGCAGATGCGCGAGGCGACGCGGCGCGAGGTGGGGATGCAGGGCTCGGGCACGACACGGAGCGCGGGGGAGACGATTCCCTGGTGCGCGTCCTGCACGCCCACGGGATCCCCGAGGTGGTCGAGAAGCGCGGTGCCGAGGGCGCGCGTGCGCTCGCCGCTGGTGGGGCGAAGGGCGCAGACGCGAACACGCTCCCCGACGCGGAGCTGGCCGAGGTCCCCGGCCTCAGCGTCGACGTCGTCGACACCGTCGGCGCGGGCGACGCGTTCGTCGCCGGCTACCTCAGCGCCCGCCTCGAAGGCCTGGACCTCACCGCTCGCCTGGCGCGCGGCAACGAATGCGGAGCGCTCATCTGCACGACCCCCGGGGACTGGGAGGGCGCCGCCCACCGCGAGGACCTGGGCCGCCTCGCCGCCGGGACGGCGGACCCCGTCGCGCGCTGA
- the mgtE gene encoding magnesium transporter: protein MTSSIATLDSVLALLRRDPTGEADLERLAHEAHALPVGDLVYLVRTSDAEQSALLFRVLDKGQALRVFEELAPHQQAELISALRDPQVAQIIEHLDPDDRASLFDELPASVAERLLHGLDADERAMTTTVLGYPRDAIGRYMSPEVIALHPEQSVEQALAHVRAHIDEPETIYLLPVVDGSRKVLGVVGLRRLLAEDGTTRVDDLAHTAVLARASEEREQVARRFLAEKLLAMPIVDGEGRLVGILTIDDAMAIIEEEDAEDSARHGGAEPLSRAYLATPILQIVRSRIVWLVVLAVSAILTVQVLEFFEASLDEVVVLALFIPLLTGTGGNTGNQAATTVTRALAVGEVRVRDLPRVVWRELRIGATLGSVLGTLGLVIAGIFYGLPVGIVMGLTLLAICMMAAVVGGLMPLIAKRIGADPAVFSNPFISTFCDATGLVIYFSIATAVLWL from the coding sequence ATGACCTCCTCGATCGCGACCCTGGACTCCGTGCTCGCGCTGCTGAGGAGGGACCCGACCGGGGAGGCCGACCTCGAGCGTCTCGCGCACGAGGCGCACGCCCTGCCGGTCGGCGACCTCGTCTATCTCGTGCGCACGAGCGACGCCGAGCAGTCCGCCCTGCTCTTCCGCGTGCTCGACAAGGGGCAGGCCCTGCGCGTCTTCGAGGAGCTCGCGCCCCATCAGCAGGCCGAGCTCATCTCCGCCCTGCGCGACCCCCAGGTCGCGCAGATCATCGAGCACCTCGATCCGGACGACCGCGCCTCCCTCTTCGACGAGCTGCCGGCCTCGGTCGCCGAACGGCTCCTGCATGGGCTCGACGCCGACGAGCGCGCGATGACGACGACCGTCCTGGGGTACCCGCGCGATGCCATCGGTCGCTATATGTCGCCCGAGGTCATCGCGCTGCATCCCGAGCAGAGCGTCGAACAGGCCCTCGCGCACGTGCGCGCCCACATCGACGAGCCGGAGACGATCTACCTGCTGCCGGTCGTGGACGGTTCGAGGAAGGTCCTCGGCGTCGTCGGCCTGCGCCGCCTCCTCGCCGAGGACGGGACGACCCGCGTCGACGACCTCGCGCACACCGCGGTCCTCGCCCGCGCGAGCGAGGAGCGCGAGCAGGTCGCGCGGCGCTTCCTCGCGGAGAAGCTGCTGGCCATGCCCATCGTCGACGGCGAGGGCCGGCTCGTCGGCATCCTCACCATCGACGACGCCATGGCGATCATCGAAGAGGAGGACGCCGAGGACTCCGCACGCCACGGCGGCGCGGAGCCCCTCTCGCGGGCGTACCTCGCGACGCCGATCCTGCAGATCGTGCGCAGCCGCATCGTCTGGCTCGTGGTCCTCGCCGTCTCGGCGATCCTCACCGTGCAGGTGCTCGAGTTCTTCGAGGCCAGCCTCGACGAGGTCGTGGTGCTCGCCCTGTTCATCCCGCTGCTCACGGGCACCGGCGGCAACACCGGGAACCAGGCCGCGACCACCGTGACCCGCGCGCTCGCCGTGGGGGAGGTGCGCGTGCGCGACCTGCCGCGGGTGGTGTGGCGCGAGCTGCGGATCGGCGCGACCCTCGGGTCCGTGCTCGGCACGCTGGGGCTGGTGATCGCCGGGATCTTCTACGGGCTGCCGGTCGGCATCGTGATGGGCCTGACGCTGCTGGCGATCTGCATGATGGCCGCGGTCGTCGGCGGACTGATGCCGCTGATCGCCAAGCGCATCGGCGCCGACCCGGCGGTGTTCTCCAACCCCTTCATCTCGACCTTCTGCGACGCCACCGGCCTGGTCATCTACTTCTCCATCGCGACGGCGGTGCTGTGGCTCTGA
- a CDS encoding PadR family transcriptional regulator, translated as MRTAVLLLLSEEPMHGYQLMQTIDERTGGTWSVSPGAIYPTLSQLEDEGFVEMSKEGGRKLATLTDSGKAHVEEHQASWSDPFAGEDDSFAQGALDLRSSLRDLTGAVREATRSGEAQNMSQVAEVLTEAKRSIYRILAGDVPAAASGADGTGAESDGSGPSSPSEQSGEQTA; from the coding sequence GTGCGCACCGCCGTCCTGCTGCTGCTGAGCGAGGAGCCGATGCACGGCTACCAGCTCATGCAGACCATCGACGAGCGCACGGGCGGGACGTGGTCCGTCAGCCCGGGGGCGATCTACCCGACGCTCTCCCAGCTCGAGGACGAGGGCTTCGTCGAGATGTCGAAGGAGGGCGGCCGCAAGCTCGCCACCCTCACCGACTCCGGCAAGGCCCATGTCGAGGAGCACCAGGCCTCCTGGTCCGACCCCTTCGCGGGTGAGGACGACTCCTTCGCGCAGGGCGCGCTCGATCTTCGCAGCTCGCTGCGGGACCTCACGGGCGCCGTCCGCGAGGCCACCCGTTCGGGCGAGGCCCAGAACATGAGCCAGGTCGCCGAGGTCCTCACCGAGGCCAAGCGCTCGATCTACCGGATCCTCGCGGGCGACGTCCCGGCCGCTGCGAGCGGTGCGGACGGCACTGGGGCGGAGAGCGACGGGTCGGGCCCGTCGTCCCCGTCGGAGCAGTCCGGCGAGCAGACCGCCTGA
- a CDS encoding MFS transporter codes for MTAPSATNPHTAGSAPAPASNAAPTLRDAFHQPKAVWAIAFAATVSFMGIGLVDPILPAISSQLDASPTQAMLLFTSYLFITAIAMFFTSWFSSKVGVRTTLLIGLALVVVFAALAGASGSVSEIIGLRAGWGLGNALFISTALAAIVGATAGPSGGAIILYETALGIGMALGPLLGGLLGSVSWRAPFFGTAVLMAIGFIAITALLKKEAKPVHVSPLASLRALGNPALRTLALVAIFYNFTFFVMLAYSPFPLEAAAAAQGKEFGAMQIGGVFFGWGVCLAITSVFVAPILTRKLGLIPTLLTIEGLLAVLMLGLALAHGSMIGIIVLIIVGGLLLGVMNTALTETVMEATDLPRGVASSAYSGVRFLGGAIAPAVAGPLSEAVGAAAPYVLGAITVALSMLMLVIGRRHLSQVGQQHHLTSEQEAEAITAGDEV; via the coding sequence ATGACAGCCCCTTCCGCCACGAATCCGCACACCGCGGGCTCAGCGCCCGCCCCTGCGTCGAACGCCGCGCCGACCCTGCGCGACGCCTTCCACCAGCCCAAGGCCGTGTGGGCGATCGCCTTCGCCGCGACCGTGTCCTTCATGGGCATCGGCCTGGTGGACCCGATCCTCCCGGCGATCAGCTCCCAGCTGGACGCCTCCCCCACGCAGGCGATGCTGCTGTTCACCAGCTACCTGTTCATCACCGCGATCGCCATGTTCTTCACGAGCTGGTTCAGCTCGAAGGTGGGCGTGCGCACCACCCTGCTGATCGGCCTCGCGCTCGTGGTCGTCTTCGCGGCGCTCGCCGGCGCGTCCGGCTCGGTCAGCGAGATCATCGGCCTGCGCGCCGGCTGGGGACTGGGCAACGCCCTGTTCATCTCCACCGCGCTCGCGGCGATCGTGGGCGCCACCGCGGGCCCGTCCGGCGGCGCGATCATCCTCTACGAGACCGCGCTGGGCATCGGCATGGCGCTCGGCCCGCTGCTGGGCGGCCTGCTGGGCAGCGTCTCCTGGCGCGCCCCGTTCTTCGGCACCGCGGTGCTCATGGCCATCGGCTTCATCGCCATCACCGCCCTGCTGAAGAAGGAGGCCAAGCCGGTCCACGTCTCCCCGCTCGCCTCCCTGCGGGCGCTGGGCAACCCGGCCCTGCGCACCCTCGCGCTCGTCGCGATCTTCTACAACTTCACGTTCTTCGTGATGCTCGCCTACTCCCCGTTCCCGCTCGAGGCCGCCGCCGCGGCCCAGGGCAAGGAGTTCGGCGCCATGCAGATCGGCGGCGTCTTCTTCGGCTGGGGCGTGTGCCTCGCGATCACCTCGGTGTTCGTCGCCCCGATCCTCACCCGCAAGCTGGGCCTGATCCCCACGCTGCTGACGATCGAGGGTCTGCTGGCCGTGCTGATGCTGGGCCTCGCCCTCGCGCACGGCTCCATGATCGGCATCATCGTGCTGATCATCGTGGGCGGCCTGCTGCTGGGCGTCATGAACACGGCACTCACCGAGACCGTCATGGAGGCCACCGATCTGCCGCGCGGCGTGGCCAGCTCCGCCTACTCGGGCGTGCGCTTCCTGGGCGGCGCGATCGCCCCGGCCGTCGCCGGCCCGCTCTCCGAGGCCGTCGGCGCCGCCGCCCCGTACGTGCTGGGCGCGATCACCGTGGCGCTGAGCATGCTGATGCTCGTCATCGGCCGACGCCACCTCTCCCAGGTCGGCCAGCAGCACCACCTGACCAGCGAGCAGGAGGCCGAGGCCATCACCGCCGGCGACGAGGTGTGA
- a CDS encoding MarR family winged helix-turn-helix transcriptional regulator, protein MPTDDFPQDLTLACSRFVRLAARRADVGVSSVSWRVVSTIEQRGPLRLSEIAERERVTRPTATTVAKRLEEEGLVFRTPDPADSRSVLVDITPAGREKLADWRSRMNHGVGPILDELGDDDRRTLAQAAEILARIVETHDSAPPAPDPAPPAT, encoded by the coding sequence GTGCCCACCGATGACTTCCCCCAGGACCTGACGCTCGCCTGCAGCCGCTTCGTGCGGCTCGCAGCCCGCCGCGCGGACGTCGGCGTCTCCTCCGTCTCCTGGCGGGTCGTGAGCACGATCGAGCAGCGGGGGCCGCTGCGGCTCAGCGAGATCGCCGAGCGCGAGAGGGTCACCCGCCCCACGGCGACGACCGTGGCCAAGCGGCTCGAGGAGGAGGGCCTGGTCTTCCGGACCCCCGATCCCGCCGATTCGCGCTCCGTCCTCGTCGACATCACCCCTGCCGGCCGCGAGAAGCTCGCCGACTGGCGCAGCCGCATGAATCACGGCGTCGGCCCCATCCTCGACGAGCTCGGGGACGACGACCGCCGCACCCTCGCACAGGCCGCCGAGATCCTGGCGCGGATCGTGGAGACCCACGACTCCGCGCCTCCCGCGCCCGACCCCGCACCTCCCGCGACCTGA
- a CDS encoding sulfatase family protein, protein MSPSALPSSTRPNIVFVMSDDHAAHAISAYGSRVNSTPHMDRLAEEGARLDAMYCTNSICTPSRASILTGTYSHINGAATLYTEFDHRVPTVSEALQSAGYATALFGKWHLGHSPSALPRGFDSWRILPGQGEYWDPRFLTPDGEEQYEGYVTDLLTDMALEWIDEERAQRPSAPFCLMLHHKAPHRPWIPHPRHAERYPVGSIPEPETLLEDLSTRSKAVQGARMSIADDLTRTDVKEDMPAELRAEDRREDRARWNYQRYLRDYLQTVQAVDDSVGRVLDHLEQLGIAEDTLVVYTSDQGFFLGDHGLFDKRLMYDESLQMPMLVRWPAEVPAGSRVTSMLRNVDVAATLLDVAGIDPEQAMPDQQGRSFRPLLRGEEIEGWPRAVYYRYWEHDDPEHHAPAHYGIRTEEFAYIDYYGAGLGAPGASDRIFEREHELYDLRTDPGELHNVAGDPAYAAIREDLAAQLAQMQAEVGDHPYTGPGSWHPDWNHDAASARDADAETRPTGD, encoded by the coding sequence ATGTCGCCCAGCGCTCTCCCCTCCTCCACCCGCCCGAACATCGTCTTCGTCATGTCCGACGATCACGCGGCGCACGCGATCTCCGCCTACGGCAGCCGCGTGAACTCCACCCCGCACATGGACCGTCTCGCGGAGGAGGGCGCTCGGCTCGACGCCATGTACTGCACGAACTCGATCTGCACGCCGTCGCGCGCCTCGATCCTCACCGGTACCTACAGCCACATCAACGGCGCCGCGACGCTCTACACCGAGTTCGACCATCGCGTGCCCACGGTCTCGGAGGCGCTGCAGAGCGCCGGCTACGCGACAGCGCTGTTCGGGAAGTGGCACCTGGGCCATTCGCCGTCGGCCCTGCCGCGCGGATTCGACTCCTGGCGGATCCTCCCCGGCCAGGGCGAGTACTGGGATCCGCGGTTCCTCACGCCGGACGGCGAGGAGCAGTACGAGGGGTACGTGACCGACCTGCTCACGGACATGGCCCTCGAGTGGATCGACGAGGAACGGGCGCAGCGCCCGTCGGCCCCCTTCTGCCTGATGCTCCACCACAAGGCGCCGCACCGGCCGTGGATCCCGCACCCCCGGCACGCCGAGCGCTACCCCGTGGGCAGCATCCCCGAGCCCGAGACCCTCCTCGAGGACCTCTCGACCCGCTCGAAGGCGGTGCAGGGCGCGCGCATGTCGATCGCCGACGACCTCACCCGCACCGACGTCAAGGAGGACATGCCCGCCGAGCTGCGCGCCGAGGACCGACGCGAGGACCGCGCCCGCTGGAACTACCAGCGCTACCTGCGCGACTATCTGCAGACCGTCCAGGCGGTCGACGACAGCGTGGGCCGCGTGCTCGACCACCTCGAACAGCTCGGCATCGCCGAGGACACCCTGGTCGTCTACACCTCGGACCAGGGCTTCTTCCTGGGCGACCACGGCCTGTTCGACAAGCGGCTGATGTACGACGAGTCGCTACAGATGCCCATGCTCGTGCGGTGGCCCGCCGAGGTCCCGGCAGGGTCGCGCGTGACCTCGATGCTCCGCAACGTCGACGTGGCCGCCACCCTGCTCGACGTCGCCGGGATCGATCCCGAGCAGGCGATGCCCGACCAGCAGGGGCGCAGCTTCCGCCCGCTGCTGCGCGGCGAGGAGATCGAGGGCTGGCCGCGCGCCGTCTACTACCGCTACTGGGAGCACGACGACCCCGAGCACCACGCCCCGGCGCATTACGGGATCCGCACCGAGGAGTTCGCCTACATCGACTACTACGGAGCGGGCCTCGGTGCGCCCGGCGCCTCGGACCGCATCTTCGAGCGCGAGCACGAGCTCTACGACCTGCGCACCGACCCCGGCGAGCTCCACAACGTGGCCGGCGATCCCGCCTACGCCGCGATCCGGGAGGATCTCGCCGCGCAGCTCGCGCAGATGCAGGCCGAGGTCGGCGACCACCCGTACACGGGGCCCGGCAGCTGGCATCCGGACTGGAACCACGATGCCGCCTCGGCTCGCGACGCGGACGCGGAGACCCGGCCGACGGGCGACTGA
- a CDS encoding alpha-L-fucosidase: MLAVVHEDPRWAALPTRHPDWFRDAPLGIFIHWGAYAVPAWAEPIGELGTFDNDHEWFSHNPYAEWYFNTIRLDGSPAQRHQQEVFGGAPYDDFLDAWDASDFDATAWVDLFRRAGADYVVPTTKHHDGITLWDAPETGDRNTVARGPHRDIVGELAAATTSAGLRFGVYYSGGLDWHVRPTDPIGLEGAAERMPRPLDDEYGRYCSAHVRDLIDRYAPDVFWNDIGWPDENHHFGPGGLGELLEHFYAQRPEGLINDRFSDAHHDFVTTEYQAGEIPEGEAWENCRGIGLSFGYNQVEGPEQYLSVAQAIRHVVDAVSQGGRVLLNVGPKADGTLPAPQVAVLEGLGEFMAEHKAHLAGSTGLGALEIPGVTWARAVEKDGTVHVFLSGPAGEVDVPIGALPDAAWPEGGVRVRLEGEDAPPVSISAPAA; this comes from the coding sequence ATGCTCGCCGTCGTGCACGAGGATCCGCGCTGGGCAGCCCTGCCCACCCGCCACCCCGACTGGTTCCGCGACGCCCCGCTGGGCATCTTCATCCACTGGGGCGCCTACGCCGTCCCGGCCTGGGCGGAGCCCATCGGGGAGCTCGGCACCTTCGACAACGACCACGAGTGGTTCTCCCACAACCCCTACGCCGAGTGGTACTTCAACACGATCCGGCTCGACGGCTCGCCCGCCCAGCGGCATCAGCAGGAGGTCTTCGGCGGCGCCCCCTACGACGACTTCCTCGACGCCTGGGACGCGAGCGACTTCGACGCGACCGCCTGGGTCGACCTGTTCCGCCGGGCGGGCGCCGACTACGTCGTGCCGACCACCAAGCACCACGACGGCATCACCCTCTGGGACGCTCCCGAGACGGGGGACCGCAACACGGTGGCCCGCGGACCGCACCGCGACATCGTCGGCGAGCTCGCCGCGGCGACGACGAGCGCCGGGCTGCGCTTCGGCGTCTACTACTCCGGGGGCCTCGACTGGCACGTGCGGCCGACGGACCCGATCGGCCTCGAGGGGGCGGCCGAGCGCATGCCCCGCCCGCTCGACGACGAGTACGGCCGGTACTGCTCCGCCCACGTGCGAGACCTCATCGACCGCTACGCGCCCGACGTCTTCTGGAACGACATCGGCTGGCCCGACGAGAACCACCACTTCGGGCCCGGCGGCCTCGGTGAGCTGCTCGAGCACTTCTACGCGCAGCGCCCGGAGGGCCTGATCAACGACCGCTTCTCCGATGCCCACCACGACTTCGTGACCACCGAGTACCAGGCCGGGGAGATCCCCGAGGGCGAGGCGTGGGAGAACTGCCGCGGCATCGGCCTGTCCTTCGGGTACAACCAGGTCGAGGGCCCCGAGCAGTACCTCAGCGTCGCGCAGGCGATCCGACACGTCGTCGACGCCGTCTCCCAGGGCGGGCGCGTGCTGCTGAACGTCGGCCCGAAGGCCGACGGCACCCTGCCCGCACCCCAGGTCGCCGTCCTCGAGGGCCTCGGGGAGTTCATGGCCGAGCACAAGGCGCACCTCGCGGGCTCCACCGGCCTCGGCGCGCTCGAGATCCCCGGCGTGACCTGGGCGCGCGCCGTGGAGAAGGACGGCACCGTGCACGTCTTCCTCAGCGGGCCGGCGGGAGAGGTCGACGTCCCCATCGGCGCGCTGCCCGACGCGGCCTGGCCCGAGGGCGGCGTGCGCGTGCGCCTCGAGGGCGAGGACGCGCCGCCCGTCTCGATCAGCGCACCCGCCGCCTGA